One segment of Macrotis lagotis isolate mMagLag1 chromosome 1, bilby.v1.9.chrom.fasta, whole genome shotgun sequence DNA contains the following:
- the GPR132 gene encoding putative G-protein coupled receptor 132, whose amino-acid sequence MASCNYSQNSCNVSYEESKKLLIVMYSSVCVLGLPTNCFTAWLSFLQALQGNVLAIYLFCLAICELFYVATLPFWIVYINNDHEWTMSSLACKIIAYVFFCNIYVSILFLCCISCDRFIAVTYALESRGYRQLKTAVFISIGIFFVVGLAHYPVFEMEQKKTCFETFPVNSTIASYYYSRFVVGFAIPLSIIIFTNYMIFRSIKGSTSLSTHQKAKIKYLAISIVSTFLVCFAPYHLVLLVKAVAFSYYREEEEKICNLEVKMYTTSVIFLCLCTFSSIVDPIIYVLASENCRKELSRLHKGWKQWSTKNDSTHLKYSKNMEKLSPESESCYQFSGSSHSLAM is encoded by the coding sequence ATGGCCTCATGCAACTACTCCCAGAACTCCTGCAATGTGTCTTATGAAGAGAGCAAGAAATTATTGATTGTAATGTACAGTAGTGTCTGTGTGTTGGGCCTTCCCACGAACTGTTTCACTGCCTGGCTCTCCTTCTTGCAGGCACTCCAGGGGAACGTGCTGGCCATATACCTCTTCTGCCTGGCTATCTGTGAATTGTTCTATGTGGCAACTTTACCATTCTGGATTGTTTATATTAATAATGATCATGAATGGACAATGAGTTCACTGGCCTGTAAGATAATTGCATATGTATTTTTCTGTAACATCTATGTCAGTATTCTATTTTTGTGTTGCATTTCTTGTGATCGTTTCATTGCTGTAACCTATGCCTTGGAATCCAGAGGGTATAGACAACTAAAAACAGCCGTGTTCATTTCAATAGGAATCTTTTTTGTTGTGGGATTAGCTCACTATCCAGTTTTTGAAatggaacaaaagaaaacttgttTTGAGACCTTTCCAGTAAATAGCACGATAGCTAGTTATTACTACTCTCGCTTTGTAGTAGGGTTTGCCATTCCTCTCTCCATCATCATTTTCACAAACTATATGATCTTCAGGAGCATCAAAGGCAGCACAAGCTTGAGTACCCACCAGAAGGCCAAGATAAAGTATTTGGCTATTTCTATAGTTAGTACTTTCCTGGTCTGTTTTGCTCCCTACCATTTGGTACTTCTTGTTAAAGCTGTAGCCTTTTCCTATTatagagaagaagaggagaaaatatgTAATTTGGAAGTCAAGATGTATACCACTTCAGTGATATTCCTATGCTTGTGCACTTTCAGCAGCATAGTAGATCCCATCATTTATGTGCTAGCCAGTGAGAACTGCAGAAAGGAATTGTCTCGTCTTCACAAAGGGTGGAAACAATGGTCAACAAAGAATGACAGTACCCACCTAAAGTATTCAAAGAATATGGAGAAGTTATCACCAGAATCTGAAAGCTGTTATCAGTTTTCTGGTAGTTCACATTCTTTAGCTATGTAA